The sequence below is a genomic window from Bradyrhizobium septentrionale.
CGAGCCTGCACCGACATCGCTGCCATAGGGCGCGCTCCGGCCGAGGTCGGCATAGCCGCCGCCGCCGAAGGGGCGGCCCATGCCGCCGCCACCGCGCGGCCCAAAGGGCCCGCCGCCGCCCGGACTGTAGGCTGCAGGGATGATGCCGCCGCCGCCAGCGCCGCCACCGAATCCGGTCGGCTGGTAGCCGCCGCCGCGCAGCAGCTCGGTCAGCTGCTTGGTGGCCTCGGTGTTCTTCTCCAGCTCCTGCGGGACGCGATCTTTCCATCGATCCTCGAATGACCTTCCGCCACCGCCGCCGCCGATGCCGAACTTGTCGAACTTTTCCTGAATGCTCTCCTTGGCCTTGTCGGGCCGCAGCAGGTGCTCCTCCTGCACTTGTGTGATCTTCTTGGTGAGGGAATCGAGCGCGCCCTCGGCCAGCTTCAGCGCGGTGATCAGGTACGGGATGAAGGGCTGCTTCATCGACTCGACCAGATCGTCGTACTTCTTGGTGACCTGTCCCCACTGGTTGGCCAGCGCCACCGCGTTGGCCTGTCGCGCATCGGCGAGTTTCTGCTCCTCGGCGCTCAGCTTGGTGAGCGCGCCAGCCGCAGCCAGCTGCGCGTTGTAGCCCTGCAGCTGCCAGAAATTGTTGCGGCGGTTGGCGGCTTCCTGCTCGCTGGCTCCCGCCCTGATGGCGTTGCGATAGACCTGCTCGCCCCCCTCGCGGATGATGTTGAGCTGGGTGGTGATGTCCTTCGCATGCGTCAGGCGGTCGAGATAGGCCTGCATGTTGGCGACCGACTGCGCATCGGGCCCTGCGTTCTTCAGCAGCTCCAGCCGCAGCTGACTGCCTTGGCGCTGCAGGTCCGCGATCTTCGCCGACACCGCGCTCACCGAATTGGCGGCGGTCTCGCCCGAGATGCCGAAGGCCTTCAGCTGCTCGATGACATCCTTGTATTGCGAGGGGCTCACGCCGATCTGTTTCGCCTGCTGGTTCAGCGTCCTGATCTTCTCGGCATATTCGACCAGCGCCTTGCTCTGCCGCATGATCTCGAAGCCGAACAGCGCGAGCCCCGCGGCGCCAGCGGCCAGCCCGCCGCGTAGCATGCCGAGCCCCTTGAAGGTCTCGCCGATCTCGTTGCCGAGGCCCTTAATCGTTTGCTGCAGCTCGCCGGTTTCGCGCTTGAACTTTTCGAGATGCTGCTGACCAGCGCCGCTGCCGAGCAGCTTGACCTCTTCATTGAGTTTCGTCAGCCCAGCCGAAGCGTTGTCGGCCAGCGTAACTGTTAGGCGCAGCTCTTCCTGTTCAGTGGCCATCAGTCATCATCATCTGCTGCTGCCTGCTGCGCGCGGTCAATCTGCGCGGTGCGATGCAGGTGCAACCAGACATCGCTCAGCGGCATCGACAAAAACACTTCAGGGCTGACGTGATACCAGCGTGCCAGGCGGTAGCAGTCGAGGATGATCTCCTCCTCGCTGCCTACCAGGCCGCTGGATCGGGAAGAAAAAAACGCCGCAGCCGGTAGGCGCAGCTGTTCCAGTCGCGCGGGTCCATCTCCTCGATGAACGGCGGCAGCACTCCCGACAGCGCTGCGATCATGTAGGACATCTTGCGCTCGTCGATCAGCACATCACCGTCTTGATTGACGCGGATCGGATTGCCATAGCGGTTGATGTCACCAGCTCGCGGCTCGCGCAGCGAGATTTCCCTGACATCCTCACCGCGATTGTTGCGGATCGGCTTATAGATCAGTTTGACGATGATGGGCCACTCATCCTGCTCCAGCGGCCCCACTTCATCCGGGGACGGCTCGATCTCGGGCGGCGGCACCGCCCGCTTGGTGCCGCTCGGCGGGATGATCTCGGGCTCGGGCTTGTCGTCCACGAAGCCCTCATGTCTCGGCTTGACGTTCACAGGGCCATCTCCTCACACGTCAGGCCTTCCCAGCGCACGCGGACCTGACCATCTCGGGTGTTGTTCTCGAAGCCGCCCTTGCAGGTCGCGCTGGTGAGCACGTACTGCATGCGGTTGGCAAGCTGCGCGACCACCGTGACATCGGTCTCGGCGAGCAGCGTCTCCAGCGACAGGCCGGGGACGGTTGACAGATCGCCCTCGATGTACCGCACGCGCGGCAGCTCCTGATAGCCATGCACGCCGTCCTGTCCCGCGATCATGGTGCGCTCGACGGGCGACGGGCTGACCGTGAAGTTGCCGCGCAGCGCCAGCTGATCGCCATCGACGGTCAGGAAGGCGATGCCCGCGATTCTTTGTGCCATTGTTCAGTCTCCTCTGGAGTTGCGGGGTGAGATCAGGAAGCGCCCGACGCGGCGTTGAACGGCGGCGACGGCTGGCCGATGATCTGGCTGTCGATGCCTCGGTCGTACTGCAGCCTGAACTGCGCCAGCACCGCGAAGATGCGCAGCTGGTTGATCAGGTCAGGCGGATACAGGACGTTGACGCGGTTCGGATCGTTGGGGTCGCGCTCAACGATCAGGTGCTGCTTGAAGGCCGCGAGGTTCTCGACAAGGCCGACATACATATCCTGCTGATACTCGGAGACCAGCTCGGCCTTGATGATGCCGGGAGTGACGATGGCCTGACCTGCGCCGAACTTGGTGCCGTCATCAGCCAGCTTGTGGCGCGGGAATTTCGACGTGATGGCGTGCTTCTGATTGCGCAGCAGCTTCGCCAGTGTCGCGAGCGTCGTCACCAGCTCATAGGCATCATCGGGCTGGCCGTAGAGGTTGGTCTGATACGTGGTCTGCTCTCGCGCGATCATCGGCTGGTTGTCGGCACCGATCTTTGCGATGGCGAGGCCATTGGATGCCAGCGAGTTCAGCTCAACGAAGTCGAACCGCTCGTGGATCGGCGCGGCCTTGATCTGGTTCAGCGTCAGCGCCTGCAGCGGACGCGCCGGATCGTTGATCAGGGCTCGCTGCGCCTTCGCAGCATAGGCCGCCGCCCACTCGAATGAAGGCGAGGGCGAAGCGACTTCCAGCGCCATCACCGACTCGACGCCGCTGTTGTACTGGTCGCCGAACAGCACGAGATCGGCATAGGTGCCGCGCTTGGCCGAGAAGACATGGCCGAACAACTCGCGCTGCCAGCCCCAGCGGCCCTGATCGGTGAAACCATATTCCTGATCCCACGCGAACAGCGAGTTGCTGTCGGTGTACGGCATTGCGACATATTCGAACGGCTCTTCGCCGAGGTTGATGATCGCGTTGTCGAAGTCAGGCGCTCCGGTGCCGCCAGTCAGGAATGCGGTCGAAGGCAGATCGATGCCGAGCCCGATGGGAGTCTGCTCGCCGCCTCGGCTGCCGTAGTAGTTCAGCGAGACGCTGATGTCGTTGGCGTTGACGCTCTTGAACACCGAGGTGATGGTGACCGCGCCAGTGACGGATGCAGCAGTGACAGGAAGCGCCACGTCCGCATTGATCGCAGCGGCGATGGCGTCGGCGATCTCGGGGATGGTGTCAGTGGTCGAGACCTGCACCGGAACATGCTCGCCCGCGATGTACAGATGGATGGTGCCAGCAGCAGTCGGCACGGTGGTGATCGTGACGTCGCCAGTGGCAGCTGCCGCGCCGACCGGCTCGGCGACCGGCAAGCCCCAGACCTCGTTAGCGAAGTTGTTGGCGAAGAACGCCTTGAACATTCGCGCCAGCTCAGAGCCTTCACCGAAAGCCTGATCGGCCTGCGCCTGGCTGCCAATCGGAATCGCGATGTCCTCGGTGGCATTGCCTGCGGCGACTTTCATGCCGACCAGCAGCGCCCGCAGATTGATGGTCGGCAGGCCTGCCATCGACGGATCGACTTCGACCCAGTAGAGCGGCACCTTGATATTGGCGGGGATGTTGGCAAAGCTAATCGGCATAGCGTCCTCCTATGATCGCGCCTGGTTACGCAGCGTCGTTGCCGCCCTCGGGGCGTGCGCCGTGCTGCGGTCTGCGGCGCTCTTGCGGTTTCGATTGCTCTTGCTCGGCGGGCTCGTCGCGCGTGATCGAGCCCTCGGCCAGCCTGCGCTTGGTGAAGCGATCATTCGGCCAGACCTTGCCGCCCTCTGCAGGGAAGCCGCCGCCCTTGGGATGCTTCAGCACCGCGCGGTATTCTTCCTTGGCCGGTGAGACGCGGATGCCGGGAGCGACGGTTTCGGCGATCATCTGCACGCGCTCGTTCTGGCGCTTTCCGCGAAGCGCGACCTTGCTCATAACCCTCATTGCTTTGTCTCCCTCTTCATGGCCTTGCGAAGTTGATCGAACTGGTACTGGACGTGAATCTGCTGGCGCTGATCCATGTCGGCCTGCGAGTCACCGGGCTTGATGCCGGTGACCACATCGATGGTGTTGAGATCGTCGGTGATGATCGGCGGCCAGCCGCTGCGGAAGAAAATTGAAACGTCGTATTGCAGCTCGGCGACCGGCGTTTCGTTATTGAGGCCAGCGGCTCCGAAGACATGGCGGCGCACGCCGCGTGGCAGGCTCTCGATCATGGTGTTGTCAGGCAGGCTGCTGAGCACCACGTTCATCAGCTTCTGATCCGGCCAAAGCCGGTTCATGATCCTCCACCAAGCCGCATCGATCTGCGCCTCGGCGGCAACCTGATCGTTATTCGCGACCACCACCGAGAAGCCGATGCGCAGCGTATGGCTGAAGCGGATATGTCCCGCGTTGCCATCACCATCCGGCAGCATCTGCTCCTCGATGATGTAGACGCCCAGGTACGGCAGCAACTGATGCTGCACGCTCAGCATCTTGGTCTTGCGCGCGGTGTAGCTGGCGAAGAACGGATCGGTGCTCACCGCATCGAACAGCCCGTCGCGAATCACCAGCGAGTAGGACTGCGTGTCGGTGAGGCCCATGTCACATGATCGTTTCGAACTTTCGGATGGTCAGCATGGTCTGGCCGCCGCCATCGCTCGATGCATCGGTGATCTGGTATTCGCCGCGCGGCACGTTGTTGCAGTCCTTGGGGATCACCAGATGATCGTCCTGCTGCGGCAGCACGCTGAACTCGCTCTCGCGGATATCGAGGATCGTGCGCTGGTCGGAATAGAGTTGCCCATCGAGGCCAGCGACATCGAGGCTGTAGGTATTGAGGATGCCGCGCCGCGTGTAGTCAGGCTGCCCCGGCTGCGACTTGATCGGCTTGAACACGACAGGCACCGCCCAGAAGTCGAAGATCGGCCCCTGCAGCAGCACATCGAGATTCACGGCCATTTGGTTGCCCCAGCGAGCAGCCTTTTCATTCGCTCAACGAGCTGATCGAACAGCGAGGCCCGCAGGATCGGGCGATTGCTGCGCACCACCGGGCCCGCCTGCTTGGGCCGATGCTGCTGCGGTGCCTGATGCCGCCGCTGCCTGACATCAGTGCGCGAGCGCGGCCAGATCGAGGTGGCTGCGACAGTCTGGTCGCTGCCTGCATCGACCTGCATATTCGGATACTGGCGCTTCATGTCCTCGCGCTGCCAGTTCTCCAGCTCCTGCGGCATGCTGGTGTGCAGCTCGGTGATCTGCGCGCTGTACTTGTTCAGCTTGGCCAGCAGCTGATCGACGCCCTCGATCCTGACCTCAAACATAGAAGCGCATATATTTGTAGAGCAGCGCGTTGACGGTCTCGGCGGCATCGCCGAGCATCCCCATCACGCCGCTGGTCAGGGCCTTGTTGGTATCCATGAACTGCACGCGCGACTCGCGGTGCGTGATCGATTTGATCCCGGCGACAGCTGCACGGACCCGCTGCATGCGCGCCGCCTGGATCAGCAGCGCGGTCGCCTGCTTCAGCGCGGGTGGGGCTTCGTCGGGCAGATTGTAGCCGCCGCTATAGGTGACGGTGATCGGCTCCGACCACGCGCCATCGATCCGCATCGTGCCGGATCGGTTCTCGATCTCATAAGCGGTCGGATCGACCAGCGCACCGCGCGGCGATTCCACGGTCGTCACATCGCCATCGGCGACCGGGTAATGCGTGAGGAAAAGCCGGGGACAATCGAATGGCATCGAGTCGCCGCGCCATGTCTCGGCGACCTTCTCGAAGCCGAAGACCCGATTGCACATCGTCGCGACCACATCGCTGTAGTGCTCGATGTCCTGCTGCAGCGCGGCGTCCTCGCTGGTGTCGCTGGGATTGATGTTCAGCATTAGCTTCAGCTCGTCGAGCGTCAGCAGATCGTAGCTCTCGGCCTCGGTGATCACCTTGACCCAGATGTCGGCCATCAGCTCGCCTCGTCCTGGAATTGCACGAACAGCTCGCGCAACTGCAGCGGTGCGGCCTCGCTGGTGTCCGACAGGATCGGCGTTGCGGTGTAGGCCTCGCGGTCGATTGTCCAGCCGATGATCGAGGGCGCAGGCAGGCCGCGCTCGCCGCGCGCTCCCGCTTCGCCACGCGCACCGGGCGGGCCCTGCTTGCCGGGGCGGCCAGCGCTGGCGATCAGCTGCCAGCCTTCGCCGGGGCACGGCCCCGGATCATCGCTGCGTGCGATGAAGCTGGAGCCGCCAAGGGCTACGATGTTGAGGAACGAATAGTTCTCTCCCTCGCGGTAGGTGCCGAGAATTTTCGGCATCACTGCATCGCGTCCCTTGGCGGCGATCAGCTGCCAGTCCTCGTGCGGCGGCGCTTTCGCGGTGTCGCATCGAGCCTGATAGGTCGAGCCCTGATGCAGGACGAGATCGCCATCGTAATGGACCGAACCGTCTTCATAGGCTCGCGCCGTCTTCAACTGCCCCGGTGCGCCCTTCTCACCGGGCGGGCCCGCTTCGCCGCGCTCGCCGGTTTCGCCTTTTTCACCGGGGACACCCTGATCGCCTGCAGGGCCCGACTGGCCTTGCTCGCCCGCTTCGCCTTTTTCGCCGCGCTCGCCGGTTTCGCCCTTTTCACCGGGGACACCCTGATCGCCTGCAGGGCCCGACTGGCCTTGCTCGCCCGCTTCGCCTTTTTCGCCGCGCTCGCCGGTTTCGCCCTTTTCACCGGGGACACCCTGATCGCCTGCAGGGCCCGACTGGCCTTGCTCGCCCGCTTCGCCTTTTTCGCCGCGCTCGCCGGTTTCGCCCTTTTCACCGGGGACACCCTGATCGCCTGCAGGGCCCGGCTGGCCTTGCTCGCCCGCTTCGCCTTTTTCGCCGCGCTCGCCGGTTTCGCCCTTTTCACCGGGGACACCCTGATCGCCTGCAGGGCCCGACTGGCCTTGCTCGCCCGCTTCGCCTTTTTCGCCTTGCTTGCCATCTTGGCCTCGCTCTCCGTTGTCGCCCCGCTCCCCTTGCGGGCCCTGCTCGCCGCGCTCTCCGCGCTCGCCCATGGGCCCGATCTCTCCGCGCTCGCCAGTATCATCGCGAGCGCCGAAGGAAGTATCGAGCACGTCATAGAGGTCGCGGTTCTTCGCCTGGGCCAGCTCGTCATAGATCACGAGGCTCGGCAGATAGCCGTGCTTGGTGCCAGCCTCGGCAGAGATCGCGCGATAGACCGAGCCGGTGCGCCGCGCGATCATGGTCTTGGTCGAGGGCACCAGCTCGATCATCTGGCCCAGCTCGGGATCGAGATCGACCATCTGGCGCGCAAATTTGTAGACGATGGCGGCCTGATCCCGATCATTCGCGGCGGAATAAATTTCGCCGTGGACGATAGCCTCGGGGCCGACCAGATGCGCGAGCACGATGGCCGCGATCAGCGCGGTCTTGCCATTCTTGCGCGCCATCGAGAGGATCGCGCGCCGCACTACGCGCCGCAGCTTCAGCTGGGGTTCATAGACGGCGCGGATGAACAGCTTCTGGAACGGCTCCAGCTTGAAGGGCTCGCCTTGGCCCTTGCCCGAGGGCACGGTAAGTTTCTCGATAAACTTGATGACCGCCGTTGCGCGAGCCCTGTCGCGCCTAGCCTGCGATGAGTCCTGCAAATTTGCTCTGCGAATTGGTAGCCTGCGAGCCCGCGCTGATGCGGCTGCGCGCCGCTGGCGTCAGGCCGAACTCGGCGGCGAAGCGCACCACATCGCCCGCATGCTTGCGCACGATGGAGACCAGCGGATTGACGGCGGCATCGCCGTACTTGGTCTTGATGATCATGCCGTTCATCAGCGGATCATTGCTCTGCATCCGCGCCAGCGATTCCGAGGCCATCCGCCATTGCCCGAAAGCGTGGCAGTAGCAGGCGAGCGCGGGGACATCGACTTTCGTCAGCAGGCCGAGCCGATGCAGCTCGGTCGCGGTGATCCACCACTCATCGGCGGCATAGCCGGTGATGAAGGTCGGCGGCTCGGGGACATCCGGCAGCTGCTCGGGCTGCGGCTCATCGTGCAGCTTGCGCTGGCCTGGATTCCCGCGCAGCAGCTTCAGATGCGTCGGTAGCGGTCGCTTGCCGGGTTTCATTTTCCATTCCTCTCTGTCGCTGGAGCGTGGGGATCGGTGCTGCGCCGTCGCTGTGCCGGTTGGAGCCAGCCATCGCCTGCTTCCCACGCACGCCGCGATACATGGTTGCGCCGCGCGCCTCGATTGCGCTGTAGGGCAGCGGCTCGCCGACGAGGCGAGCGCGAGCCGCCGGATTGAGAAAATAGATGTAGCGCAGCGTGTGGCCTTCGAGCGTCGGGCCGGTGCCGCGCCATCGCCCGCCCGTCGCCGCCAGATGCTGCAGCTTATTGCGCCCGGTGATCTGGCTCATCTTGTGAATGATGCTGCCGTCCTCGGCGATGTGCAGGTCCTTGTTGATCTTGATCGCGGTGAGCAGGAAGCCCGCCGCGCGATAGATCGTGCCGTCGCCGCATTGGCAGGCATCGGCGAAAGAGATGATCCATTCGATATGCGGGTAGTTCTTCCTGATCATGCGCAGCGCGATGCCGAGCGCGCGGCTTTCCGAATTGCGCGGCAGCGCATCGGTGAAGGCGAGCCGGTTCAATTCGAGGAAGCCGTTCCAGCCGGTATCGCGGACCAGATGCACGATGTTCGACTTCTGCAGGCTGGGCCCCAATTGCATCGCGCCCTCCAGCATGCCGTGCAGGAAGACGCCGAGCGACAGCTTCGAATTGCGAACGACCTTGCCGCTGTAATGGACGCGCCGGATCAGCGCGTCAGCATCGCGCTTGGCGATGGGGCGGACCTCGATCTCTTTCGCGCTGGTCATTCGCGCCGCAGCACTTCAAGGGTCATGCCCGCGCCGAGCACGATGAGGCCGACGCTCTCGGGGATCAGCTTGCGGAAGTGATCCTCGATCCATCTGGCCTGCTCGCGGCTCAGCACCTGATCGCATTTCACGACCAGTCGGTCGCCCTCGCGCAGCTCCAGCTTTGCAATTTCAAATCTGGTGGTTTCGGTCATCGGTCGTCCTGGTACGCGCGGCAAATTTCCGCCAGCGCGTTGCCGTTCTGGTTTTTGTTTTCCGAGGCCTCGCTCGGCGGTCCGAGGATCGCCGATGCGCGCTCTATCGCCTTCGCTACCAGCTCGGCCTGCGTCTCGTGCAGGATGAAGGTCATCTGCTGGAAGGGCGAGCGCTCGCCGTCGCTGATGATCGGCATGCCGCCAAGGCCTTCGACGCCTATGCCCATCTCGCGCAGCTCGGTCTCGCTGAAGCCAGTCAGATCGGCGAGGCCGAGCGAGGCGAGGTCGTTCAATTCGACGCGCAGCAGCGCATCGTCCCACTTGCCGTTCTCGGTCAGCTTGTTGTCGGCGATCAGATAGGCCCGCTTCTGCGCATCTGACCAGCCGCGAGCTACCATCGTCGGCACCTGATCGATGCCCAACTGCTCCGCAGCCAGCACTCTCCCGTGGCCAGCTATGATCGACCCGGCTTCATCGATCAGCACCGGGATGGTCCAGCCCCACTCGCTGATCGAGGCCGCGATCTGCTCGATCTGCTCCTCGGAATGCAGGCGGGCGTTGCGGGCGTTCGGCACCAGCTCGCTGATCGGGCGGCGCGATACCTGATCCGCAGGCCAGTTCCGGGCTATTTCGGACCCTCCGAAATGGCTGTTTTTGTCGGGACAAACGCCCTTTTTGCTCGACTGCTGCATTCCGGCTCCCATGGTCACGCCACTGAAAACGCTGCGTTTTTGGCGTTGAGAAGGATCTTCCACGCGGCAACGTGATACCGATGGAAAGGGCCGTTTTGATCAGTAAGTTAGCCGGGATCGCTTCCTGCTAACTGCGTCAGGTTCGGAGCGGTATTTTCGGAGCAAGCCTATGATCATATTGCAGATTTTGCAGGCGGAGAACTTTCGTCCTTGAGCGTTTTCTGAATGTGCAGGCGCTAATTTTGGAGCGCCGCCAGCGCTCGGACCCGTCTCGCCAACAGTTAGCGATCCTCCCCCGGCCCCCGTGGCATATTATTCCCCCATGTTTTCAATTGGTTAGATCGCATTCGAGGCGCGAACGATGCGAATGCATGGTCAAATTCGGACTACCGGAAGGCCCAGACCGGGCCCAAACGGCCTGATCTGGCTCTCCTTGCGCCCCGTTCACTCGCAATAGAACCAACTTCCACGCAAATAGCGTCGCTGTATCAATGGCTTGTGGCTACCATTCGGAGCCCACGATGGGGCATCAGCGCGGAGCCACCAGCTTGCTGCGGACCTCCTCGCAGCTCTCTGACACAGTGACGAACTTGCCATCGGTAAGGCCGATCATGCAGTGGACCTCACTGGTGAAGAACTTGCTCTGCTGATCGGCCTCGCGTGAGGCGCGCAGGGTGGTGACCTGATCCGGGTTGATCTCGACCGCATACCCATCAGGGCCATGGAACGAGACGAGGCGCAGCGCGACGACGGCAGCAAGCAGGATCATTCAGCAGCCCTTGCAAATGTCCGGTGGTGGCGGCTCAGCTGGCGGCAGCGCATCAAACCGCGACTGCTTCCTATTGATAGGCCCAAAAGTGCGGCAGGCCACCGCCCAGGCCCAGCACGCCAGCGAGCCACGTCACGATGGCGATGATGCACAGCAGGCCAACGATGATCTGCGCCCATTTGTAGACCATCGGATCGATGCTCCAGCCGAGGAAGCCGGTGATCAGCCAGCGCATCGCATAGGCGATCACGATGATGATCGCGAGATAGAGCAGCAGGTCCAGAAACGAGATCAGGGATCGACATGCCGCGCCTCCACAAAAAACCGGCCTCAGTGTGAAGCCGGTGAAAGCAATGTTGTGTAGCGTCTGGACACAGGGGCGAGTCACACTTCGAGCCGCACCTGCGCGCGTGAAGAGATCACTCTGGAACTGGAAAATCAATTCCCGGCAGCGGCGGGAAGATGTGATGTGGACCTGTCTGGACCTCATTGGTCAAAATCTGTCGAAAAATATTTTGTCGCAGGCGGGCTCGGGCCTCGGCATAGGACATGCCGCGCCCTTGCTGCTTGGCTTCCAGCCGCCACGCGCGATAGGCCGAATTGAACCACGCCAGCTCGCCTGCGGCTTGCGCCTGCGCGATCCGCTGCTCGATGTATGCGACCGCCGTGCGCGCCCGCGCGAGCACGGTGTCGTGCTCGGTAAGCGCAATGCCCATATGCGCGGCGACGTTCTCGACCTTGCGCTGCGCGGTCCTGGCGGTGGCTACCAGCAGGCCATCGTCGCCTCGCGAAAGGCTGGCGTTGACCTCGCGGCAGATCAGCCTCGCGTCGGTTTTATCCTTCACCCAGTACGCGCAGGTGATCTGCAATGCGGGCCATCTGCGGCGCAAGGCCAGCAGGCTGTGCAGCAGATCGCGCGAGCATGAGACGAAAGCACCTGCAGGCAGCGCGGCAACATAGATCGCGACCACACCGTAGATCGCCAGATATTCCCGCACAGCTCCTCTCGGCAGCATCAGTGCCATCGGGTGCCTCGATCTTATGCGGTTTGTGACAGAACAGCGCAGAGAGCTGGC
It includes:
- a CDS encoding N-acetylmuramoyl-L-alanine amidase, encoding MATEQEELRLTVTLADNASAGLTKLNEEVKLLGSGAGQQHLEKFKRETGELQQTIKGLGNEIGETFKGLGMLRGGLAAGAAGLALFGFEIMRQSKALVEYAEKIRTLNQQAKQIGVSPSQYKDVIEQLKAFGISGETAANSVSAVSAKIADLQRQGSQLRLELLKNAGPDAQSVANMQAYLDRLTHAKDITTQLNIIREGGEQVYRNAIRAGASEQEAANRRNNFWQLQGYNAQLAAAGALTKLSAEEQKLADARQANAVALANQWGQVTKKYDDLVESMKQPFIPYLITALKLAEGALDSLTKKITQVQEEHLLRPDKAKESIQEKFDKFGIGGGGGGRSFEDRWKDRVPQELEKNTEATKQLTELLRGGGYQPTGFGGGAGGGGIIPAAYSPGGGGPFGPRGGGGMGRPFGGGGYADLGRSAPYGSDVGAGSGAGAGSTPAHGGGGGGTPNTKGPISLGKGDDPRGMEPYIRETAKKYGVDPDTAVRVAKSEGLRTFLGDRGKSGGAFQLYTGGGLGNEFQKKTGLDPLDPANEKATIDYALSNVGKTGWRPYHGAARVGVGPREGLPGGPAPNGQTAGPGSGAGAGDTPAGDLPPRVSAVGGGDPAAFITHHTGGRGSVAGVQNTLRQRGLGVQYVMDREGNIVQTGSPGASHMRTGWGKGAGLSNRNVVGMEIIAKDDKDVTPQQAQAYAKFMALRYPNTPIFGHGEVNPGHKEADEGLTAKRAALAVRDRQQIDKTQAASTKVEGTGKISVDVNAPKGTSVGAEGGGLFKNVEINRQTQMEPARRGPGMESPPI
- a CDS encoding phage tail assembly protein; this encodes MNVKPRHEGFVDDKPEPEIIPPSGTKRAVPPPEIEPSPDEVGPLEQDEWPIIVKLIYKPIRNNRGEDVREISLREPRAGDINRYGNPIRVNQDGDVLIDERKMSYMIAALSGVLPPFIEEMDPRDWNSCAYRLRRFFLPDPAAW
- a CDS encoding phage tail tube protein; this translates as MAQRIAGIAFLTVDGDQLALRGNFTVSPSPVERTMIAGQDGVHGYQELPRVRYIEGDLSTVPGLSLETLLAETDVTVVAQLANRMQYVLTSATCKGGFENNTRDGQVRVRWEGLTCEEMAL
- a CDS encoding phage tail sheath C-terminal domain-containing protein, whose amino-acid sequence is MPISFANIPANIKVPLYWVEVDPSMAGLPTINLRALLVGMKVAAGNATEDIAIPIGSQAQADQAFGEGSELARMFKAFFANNFANEVWGLPVAEPVGAAAATGDVTITTVPTAAGTIHLYIAGEHVPVQVSTTDTIPEIADAIAAAINADVALPVTAASVTGAVTITSVFKSVNANDISVSLNYYGSRGGEQTPIGLGIDLPSTAFLTGGTGAPDFDNAIINLGEEPFEYVAMPYTDSNSLFAWDQEYGFTDQGRWGWQRELFGHVFSAKRGTYADLVLFGDQYNSGVESVMALEVASPSPSFEWAAAYAAKAQRALINDPARPLQALTLNQIKAAPIHERFDFVELNSLASNGLAIAKIGADNQPMIAREQTTYQTNLYGQPDDAYELVTTLATLAKLLRNQKHAITSKFPRHKLADDGTKFGAGQAIVTPGIIKAELVSEYQQDMYVGLVENLAAFKQHLIVERDPNDPNRVNVLYPPDLINQLRIFAVLAQFRLQYDRGIDSQIIGQPSPPFNAASGAS
- a CDS encoding head-tail joining protein; protein product: MAVNLDVLLQGPIFDFWAVPVVFKPIKSQPGQPDYTRRGILNTYSLDVAGLDGQLYSDQRTILDIRESEFSVLPQQDDHLVIPKDCNNVPRGEYQITDASSDGGGQTMLTIRKFETIM
- a CDS encoding phage head-tail connector protein, which translates into the protein MADIWVKVITEAESYDLLTLDELKLMLNINPSDTSEDAALQQDIEHYSDVVATMCNRVFGFEKVAETWRGDSMPFDCPRLFLTHYPVADGDVTTVESPRGALVDPTAYEIENRSGTMRIDGAWSEPITVTYSGGYNLPDEAPPALKQATALLIQAARMQRVRAAVAGIKSITHRESRVQFMDTNKALTSGVMGMLGDAAETVNALLYKYMRFYV
- a CDS encoding terminase large subunit domain-containing protein translates to MPSGKGQGEPFKLEPFQKLFIRAVYEPQLKLRRVVRRAILSMARKNGKTALIAAIVLAHLVGPEAIVHGEIYSAANDRDQAAIVYKFARQMVDLDPELGQMIELVPSTKTMIARRTGSVYRAISAEAGTKHGYLPSLVIYDELAQAKNRDLYDVLDTSFGARDDTGERGEIGPMGERGERGEQGPQGERGDNGERGQDGKQGEKGEAGEQGQSGPAGDQGVPGEKGETGERGEKGEAGEQGQPGPAGDQGVPGEKGETGERGEKGEAGEQGQSGPAGDQGVPGEKGETGERGEKGEAGEQGQSGPAGDQGVPGEKGETGERGEKGEAGEQGQSGPAGDQGVPGEKGETGERGEAGPPGEKGAPGQLKTARAYEDGSVHYDGDLVLHQGSTYQARCDTAKAPPHEDWQLIAAKGRDAVMPKILGTYREGENYSFLNIVALGGSSFIARSDDPGPCPGEGWQLIASAGRPGKQGPPGARGEAGARGERGLPAPSIIGWTIDREAYTATPILSDTSEAAPLQLRELFVQFQDEAS
- a CDS encoding phage terminase small subunit P27 family; the protein is MKPGKRPLPTHLKLLRGNPGQRKLHDEPQPEQLPDVPEPPTFITGYAADEWWITATELHRLGLLTKVDVPALACYCHAFGQWRMASESLARMQSNDPLMNGMIIKTKYGDAAVNPLVSIVRKHAGDVVRFAAEFGLTPAARSRISAGSQATNSQSKFAGLIAG
- a CDS encoding ParB/Srx family N-terminal domain-containing protein, coding for MQQSSKKGVCPDKNSHFGGSEIARNWPADQVSRRPISELVPNARNARLHSEEQIEQIAASISEWGWTIPVLIDEAGSIIAGHGRVLAAEQLGIDQVPTMVARGWSDAQKRAYLIADNKLTENGKWDDALLRVELNDLASLGLADLTGFSETELREMGIGVEGLGGMPIISDGERSPFQQMTFILHETQAELVAKAIERASAILGPPSEASENKNQNGNALAEICRAYQDDR